Proteins encoded together in one Miscanthus floridulus cultivar M001 chromosome 16, ASM1932011v1, whole genome shotgun sequence window:
- the LOC136511350 gene encoding LOW QUALITY PROTEIN: GATA transcription factor 15-like (The sequence of the model RefSeq protein was modified relative to this genomic sequence to represent the inferred CDS: inserted 2 bases in 1 codon) — translation MLRHCTSSHHQHQQQHRHHQSIAAAAPDTMAAASTTFSLFFPLHNNKAEFAHVAMAADGFDDDSHSSVTTSPSSPSSSSTGSVDCTLSLGTPSSRRAXPMTAKQRPACLASASWDVAAAADQSYCCCCCCQGGSRPSAAAAAAAMNKSAAVPCAGHGQDPMLVDRRCANCGTSSTPLWRNGPRGPKSLCNACGIRFKKEERRAAATATAATAAAAMDQGGCGYFAQRAHYGAPAAAAGRAAPVPYGGCDGLAFPCDVTDAEAVPPQFLAWRLDVVAPAAQAAAVWSERTTLFQYN, via the exons ATGCTTCGCCACTGCACCAGCagccaccaccagcaccagcagcagcaccgCCACCACCAGAGCATCGCGGCCGCTGCCCCCGACACCATGGCGGCGGCTTCCACCACGTTCTCGCTCTTCTTCCCGCTGCACAACAACAAGGCTGAGTTCGCGCACGTGGCGATGGCGGCGGACGGGTTCGATGACGATAGCCACAGCTCCGTCACCACCTCCCCTTCGTCCCCGTCCTCCTCATCCACGGGCTCCGTCGACTGCACTCTCTCGCTCGGCACGCCGTCCTCGCGCCGCGC GCCGATGACCGCCAAGCAGCGGCCGGCATGCCTGGCGTCGGCGTCGTGggacgtcgccgccgccgctgatcagtcctactgctgttgctgctgctgccagGGCGGCAGTAGgccctctgccgccgccgccgccgccgccatgaacAAGAGCGCCGCCGTGCCCTGCGCCGGGCACGGGCAGGACCCGATGCTCGTGGACCGCCGCTGCGCCAACTGCGGCACATCGTCCACGCCGCTGTGGAGGAACGGACCTCGCGGCCCCAAG tcCCTGTGCAACGCCTGTGGCATCAGGTTCAAGAAGGAGGAGCGGCGTGCGGCGGCAACGGCgacagcggcgacggcggcggcggccatggaccAGGGCGGGTGCGGCTACTTCGCGCAGCGGGCGCACTACggcgctccggcggcggcggccgggagGGCGGCGCCCGTGCCTTACGGCGGCTGCGATGGGCTGGCGTTCCCGTGCGACGTCACGGACGCCGAGGCTGTACCGCCGCAGTTCCTCGCGTGGCGGCTCGACGTCGTCGCGCCGGCGGCGCAGGCGGCCGCGGTCTGGTCGGAGCGGACCACCTTGTTCCAGTACAACTAG